The genome window GTGCTTTTGTAACGTTACACATTGAGGGAAGGTTACGGGGTTGCATTGGATATATCATAGGAGTGGCACCTCTTTTGGACACAATTCAAAAGATGGCAATTGCAGCTGGTTTCGAAGACCCTCGTTTTCCACCACTTATTAAGGATGAGTTTGAGCAATTGAATATTGAAATTTCTGTACTTACTCCTCTCGAAGTTGTTAACAATATTGATGAAATTAAAGTGGGACGGGATGGAATAATTATCAAGAGAGGCTTTCGGCAGGGACTTTTGCTTCCCCAAGTTCCGGAAGAGCAAGGATGGGATAAGAAAACTTTTTTG of Candidatus Cloacimonadota bacterium contains these proteins:
- the amrA gene encoding AmmeMemoRadiSam system protein A; the protein is MTKKSSIDLGLTEKEKKILLHVAMETIQSKLENEPLPDYDYDNEIFKSNRGAFVTLHIEGRLRGCIGYIIGVAPLLDTIQKMAIAAGFEDPRFPPLIKDEFEQLNIEISVLTPLEVVNNIDEIKVGRDGIIIKRGFRQGLLLPQVPEEQGWDKKTFLEHTCLKAGLPTNSWKMKDTVITKFSAQIFDANVREMISA